One Orrella dioscoreae genomic window carries:
- a CDS encoding ATP-dependent helicase — MPTDLLSVTSPASPAVALPAWAVGPQHADILAELNAEQRAAAAHGLADADARALLVIAGAGTGKTSALAHRVVNLILHGADPQRILLLTFSRRAAQEMAWRAGQVLSRALGLQGGEPPALPWAGTFHGIGARLLRDYAPRIGLAENFSIHDRGDAEDLMGMVRHARGLSATAARFPLKGTCLGIYSRVVNSGAPLAEVLARAYPWCAQWEEELNGLFTGYVQAKQDQQALDYDDLLLYWAEMLGDPGLAAELGGRFDHVLVDEYQDTNALQAGILLAMKPDGKGLTVVGDDAQAIYSFRAATVRNILDFPQRFATPARVITLSRNYRSSQPILEASNAVIAQAAERFKKDLWTDRHSSLKPQLVAVSDEAGQARWVADRVLERREEGLRLMAQAVLFRTSSHSAALELELARRNIPFVKFGGLKFLEAGHIKDALAVLRWAQNPRSRVAGFRVAQLLPGVGPATAARLMDTLADAADPVSAIAGFVPAQGDIEAWRGFAQLYAALASGKAGWPAELELVTRWIAPHLERLYEDARVRQGDLQQLSRLAGAYGSRERFLTELTLDPPDATSAHAGPPMRDEDYLILSTIHSAKGQEWKAVYVLNAVDGCIPCDISTGASEEIEEERRLLYVAMTRARDFLHVMVPQRFYVTQQTGMGDRHVYGGRTRFIPDSLLDKFDLLPRPEPLEPIRPKGEKPAPAMDVAARIRARWR, encoded by the coding sequence ATGCCCACCGACCTGCTCTCCGTGACTTCCCCAGCCAGCCCCGCCGTCGCCCTGCCTGCCTGGGCCGTGGGCCCCCAGCATGCCGACATCCTGGCCGAGCTCAATGCCGAGCAGCGGGCCGCGGCGGCGCATGGCCTGGCCGATGCCGATGCCCGTGCCCTGCTGGTCATCGCGGGGGCGGGCACGGGCAAGACCAGTGCGCTCGCGCATCGGGTGGTGAACCTGATCCTGCACGGGGCGGACCCGCAGCGCATCCTGTTGCTGACGTTTTCGCGCCGGGCCGCCCAGGAAATGGCGTGGCGGGCGGGGCAGGTGCTGTCGCGCGCGCTGGGCCTGCAGGGCGGCGAGCCGCCAGCCTTGCCGTGGGCCGGCACGTTCCACGGGATCGGGGCACGGTTGTTGCGCGATTACGCGCCGCGTATCGGGCTGGCCGAAAATTTCAGCATCCATGACCGCGGCGACGCCGAAGACCTCATGGGCATGGTGCGCCACGCGCGCGGCCTGTCGGCCACGGCCGCGCGCTTTCCGCTGAAGGGCACCTGCCTGGGCATCTATTCGCGCGTGGTCAACAGCGGCGCGCCGCTGGCCGAGGTGCTGGCCCGGGCTTATCCCTGGTGCGCGCAGTGGGAAGAGGAACTGAACGGCCTTTTCACCGGCTATGTGCAGGCCAAGCAGGACCAGCAAGCGCTTGATTACGACGACCTGCTGCTGTATTGGGCCGAGATGCTGGGCGACCCCGGCCTGGCGGCCGAGCTGGGCGGGCGCTTCGACCACGTGCTGGTGGACGAGTACCAGGACACGAACGCCTTGCAGGCCGGCATCCTGCTGGCCATGAAGCCGGACGGCAAGGGGCTCACGGTGGTGGGCGACGATGCCCAGGCCATCTATTCCTTCCGCGCGGCCACCGTGCGCAACATCCTGGATTTCCCCCAGCGCTTCGCGACGCCCGCGCGGGTGATCACGCTCTCGCGCAACTATCGCTCGTCACAGCCCATCCTGGAGGCATCCAATGCCGTGATTGCGCAGGCGGCCGAGCGTTTCAAGAAGGACCTCTGGACCGACCGTCACTCCAGCCTGAAGCCCCAGTTGGTGGCCGTCAGCGACGAGGCCGGGCAGGCGCGCTGGGTGGCCGACCGCGTGCTGGAGCGGCGCGAAGAAGGCCTGCGGCTCATGGCCCAGGCCGTGCTGTTCCGCACGTCCAGCCACAGCGCCGCGCTGGAACTGGAGCTGGCGCGGCGCAACATTCCCTTCGTGAAGTTCGGCGGCCTGAAATTCCTGGAGGCCGGCCACATCAAGGATGCGCTGGCGGTGCTGCGCTGGGCGCAGAATCCGCGCAGCCGCGTGGCCGGTTTTCGCGTGGCGCAGTTGCTGCCCGGTGTCGGGCCGGCCACGGCGGCGCGTCTCATGGACACCCTGGCCGACGCCGCGGATCCGGTGTCGGCCATTGCCGGTTTCGTGCCGGCGCAAGGCGACATCGAGGCTTGGCGCGGCTTTGCGCAGCTGTATGCCGCGCTGGCCAGCGGCAAGGCGGGCTGGCCGGCGGAGCTCGAGCTGGTGACCCGCTGGATCGCGCCGCACCTGGAGCGCCTGTATGAAGATGCGCGCGTGCGGCAAGGCGACCTGCAGCAGCTGTCGCGCCTGGCGGGGGCCTACGGCAGCCGCGAGCGCTTCCTGACCGAACTGACGCTGGACCCGCCCGATGCCACCAGCGCGCATGCCGGGCCACCCATGCGCGACGAGGACTACCTCATCCTGTCCACCATCCATTCCGCCAAGGGCCAGGAGTGGAAGGCCGTCTATGTGCTGAACGCCGTGGATGGCTGCATCCCCTGCGACATCAGCACCGGTGCGTCGGAAGAGATCGAAGAGGAGCGGCGCCTGTTGTACGTGGCCATGACGCGCGCGCGTGACTTCCTGCACGTGATGGTGCCGCAGCGCTTCTATGTGACCCAGCAGACCGGCATGGGCGACCGCCATGTGTACGGCGGACGCACGCGCTTCATCCCCGACAGCCTGCTGGACAAGTTCGACTTGCTGCCCAGGCCGGAGCCGCTGGAACCGATACGGCCGAAAGGCGAAAAGCCAGCGCCGGCGATGGACGTGGCGGCGCGGATACGGGCGCGCTGGCGCTAG
- a CDS encoding diguanylate cyclase: protein MKHSTEVMALDWAHTHSRYSAEQCQLAQDVSARHTAALADDFYDCMLADQGAAFFLSHELVQTRLRHAMQEWLLTVFDARHLAQFQAAVAYQYRIGEVHARIEIPVHFIIRGMRLLTRRMHELLHAEPDALPHAVLGACRYISEVTLISVEIMCHAYETSHDRKSRAEEGYRLLALSQNIGAEKERQRAALLDWENQLMFGLSANLPWQQLPRIRKSEFGLWFTHKASHAFEGASETRSILLQLAQVDSLIQTASHHPPGSAQRAQALQGIRDATQAVAYLVECLFEQAGNLESGRDTLTRLLNRKYLQVVMNKEIAYARKIGAPLSVLLADIDHFKLINDTHGHDGGDVVLQQVASLISTYSRGGDYTFRLGGEEFLIVLVDVDGPQALSVADALRRRVQERPVALPDGSRVQVTLSVGVSGHSGHPDYQRLLKSADQALYAAKAAGRNRCVLAEDDTDMPSGAPASHAAGHQPVRAGAR, encoded by the coding sequence TTGAAACATTCCACCGAAGTCATGGCGCTGGATTGGGCACATACCCATTCCCGCTACAGCGCCGAGCAATGCCAACTCGCCCAGGATGTCTCCGCCCGCCACACGGCGGCGCTTGCCGATGACTTCTACGATTGCATGCTGGCGGACCAGGGCGCGGCCTTCTTCCTGTCGCATGAGCTGGTACAGACGCGCCTGCGACACGCCATGCAGGAATGGCTGCTGACGGTGTTCGATGCGCGCCACCTGGCGCAGTTCCAGGCAGCGGTGGCCTATCAATACCGCATCGGCGAAGTGCATGCGCGCATCGAGATTCCGGTGCACTTCATCATTCGCGGCATGCGGCTGCTGACCCGGCGCATGCACGAACTCCTCCACGCTGAACCGGATGCCTTGCCTCACGCCGTGCTGGGCGCCTGCCGGTATATTTCGGAAGTCACGCTGATCTCGGTCGAGATCATGTGCCATGCCTATGAAACCTCGCACGACCGCAAGTCACGCGCCGAGGAAGGCTATCGGCTGCTGGCCCTGTCGCAGAACATCGGCGCGGAAAAGGAACGCCAGCGCGCGGCGCTGCTGGATTGGGAAAACCAGCTCATGTTCGGCCTGTCGGCCAACCTGCCGTGGCAGCAGTTGCCGCGCATCCGCAAATCCGAGTTCGGCCTGTGGTTCACCCACAAGGCCTCGCACGCCTTCGAGGGCGCCAGCGAAACACGCAGCATCCTGCTGCAGCTGGCACAGGTCGATTCGCTGATCCAGACCGCCTCGCACCACCCGCCCGGCAGCGCGCAACGCGCGCAAGCACTGCAAGGCATCCGCGACGCGACCCAGGCGGTTGCCTATCTGGTCGAGTGCCTGTTCGAGCAGGCGGGCAACCTGGAGTCCGGCCGCGACACGCTGACGCGGCTGCTGAACCGCAAGTACCTGCAGGTGGTCATGAACAAGGAGATCGCCTACGCCCGCAAGATCGGCGCGCCGCTGTCGGTGCTGCTGGCCGACATCGATCACTTCAAGCTCATCAACGACACGCACGGCCACGACGGCGGCGACGTCGTGCTGCAGCAGGTGGCCAGCCTGATCTCGACCTACAGCCGCGGCGGCGACTACACCTTCCGCCTGGGCGGCGAGGAATTCCTCATCGTGCTGGTGGATGTGGACGGGCCCCAGGCCCTGAGCGTGGCGGATGCATTGCGCCGCCGCGTGCAGGAACGACCCGTGGCGTTGCCCGATGGCAGCCGCGTGCAGGTGACGCTGAGCGTGGGCGTGTCCGGACACAGCGGCCATCCCGATTACCAGCGCCTGCTGAAAAGCGCCGACCAGGCGCTGTACGCGGCGAAGGCGGCGGGCCGCAATCGCTGCGTGCTGGCGGAAGACGACACCGACATGCCCTCCGGCGCGCCGGCCAGCCACGCGGCAGGCCATCAACCGGTACGCGCCGGCGCGCGCTGA
- a CDS encoding YbaN family protein, with protein MPDTGWQARWRRRLYFACGLACLGLAVLGAVLPVMPSTVFVILAASCFGRASPRWEAWLLRHPRYGPALVAWREEGAISRRGKCFAVGGITLGAVMFWWGANPGGWLGGAVTAGMAACAAWLATRPAPSATRLRGAGCDGDTPQRAPARTG; from the coding sequence ATGCCGGACACGGGCTGGCAGGCGCGCTGGCGCCGCCGTCTGTATTTCGCCTGCGGGCTGGCGTGCCTGGGCTTGGCCGTGCTGGGCGCGGTGTTGCCGGTCATGCCCAGCACGGTGTTCGTCATCCTGGCGGCCAGTTGCTTCGGCCGGGCGTCGCCGCGCTGGGAGGCCTGGCTGCTGCGCCACCCGCGCTATGGCCCAGCGCTCGTGGCCTGGCGGGAAGAGGGCGCCATCTCGCGCCGCGGCAAATGCTTCGCGGTCGGCGGCATCACGCTGGGGGCCGTGATGTTCTGGTGGGGAGCCAATCCGGGGGGATGGCTGGGGGGCGCGGTGACCGCCGGCATGGCGGCCTGTGCGGCGTGGCTGGCCACGCGGCCCGCGCCAAGCGCCACCCGTCTCCGTGGCGCGGGTTGCGATGGAGACACGCCTCAGCGCGCGCCGGCGCGTACCGGTTGA
- a CDS encoding TolC family outer membrane protein, translating to MSFLACAQSVDFRQAYAMALSADPTWAQARAQARADQEERALGRSGLLPTVQYRYNRGRNWTESRSSNLFGEVTQDYRYNSYSSGFTLTQPLFDAAAFAQYREGAARAEAAGFTLARARQALAVRVLQVYTDVLYAEEALGLAEAQARTLHEDARRSERYVAGGEGTVTDSLEIEARLGLVQAQEIEARDQLRDARNALRAVVGPDLGEAALAPLDARAMAQLAGSPQPLAQWRDTALNSNPELAAQRRLLEAARQRREAARAGHLPSVRLYARKQLTDSNAENQIGQRYDTNTVGVEISVPLYSGGRTSAASAQALAQQDVAQHKLEADTRAMLDDLERQYNLLASSERRIAAYQRAADAAAGRLRATRRSVLGGERTNLDVLDAERQRVEALRDLARARYDNLLAWLTLRWQAGVLEESDVSAVGMLFLAPPSSVRAASRVSPRAGG from the coding sequence GTGTCTTTCCTTGCTTGCGCCCAATCCGTGGATTTCCGCCAGGCCTATGCGATGGCGCTGTCCGCCGATCCCACGTGGGCGCAGGCGCGCGCGCAGGCCCGGGCCGACCAGGAAGAGCGGGCCCTGGGCCGCAGCGGCCTTCTGCCCACGGTGCAGTACCGCTACAACCGGGGACGAAACTGGACCGAGTCGCGCAGCAGCAATCTGTTCGGCGAGGTGACCCAGGACTATCGCTACAACAGCTATTCCTCTGGTTTCACGCTGACCCAGCCGCTCTTCGACGCGGCGGCGTTCGCGCAGTATCGCGAGGGGGCGGCCCGAGCCGAGGCGGCGGGCTTCACGCTGGCGCGGGCGCGGCAGGCGCTGGCCGTGCGGGTGCTGCAGGTCTACACCGATGTGCTGTATGCCGAGGAGGCGTTGGGACTGGCCGAGGCGCAGGCGCGAACCCTGCACGAGGATGCCCGGCGCAGCGAGCGCTACGTGGCGGGCGGGGAGGGCACTGTCACCGACAGCCTGGAAATCGAGGCCCGCCTGGGCCTGGTGCAGGCGCAGGAGATCGAGGCGCGAGACCAGTTGCGCGACGCACGCAACGCCTTGCGTGCCGTGGTCGGGCCGGACCTGGGCGAGGCGGCGCTGGCGCCCCTGGATGCGCGGGCCATGGCGCAGCTGGCGGGCTCGCCCCAGCCCTTGGCGCAGTGGCGCGATACCGCCCTGAACAGCAATCCGGAACTTGCCGCCCAGCGTCGCCTGCTGGAAGCCGCCCGCCAGCGGCGCGAGGCGGCGCGCGCGGGCCATTTGCCCAGCGTGCGCCTGTACGCGCGCAAGCAACTGACCGACTCGAATGCCGAGAACCAGATCGGCCAGCGCTACGACACCAATACCGTCGGCGTGGAAATCTCGGTGCCGCTCTACAGCGGCGGGCGCACCAGCGCGGCCAGCGCCCAGGCCCTGGCGCAGCAGGATGTGGCCCAGCACAAGCTGGAGGCCGACACACGGGCGATGCTCGATGACCTGGAGCGGCAGTACAACCTGCTTGCCAGCAGCGAGCGGCGCATCGCGGCATACCAGCGGGCCGCCGATGCGGCGGCGGGCCGGTTGCGGGCCACGCGCCGCAGCGTGCTGGGCGGCGAACGCACCAACCTGGATGTCCTGGACGCTGAACGCCAACGCGTGGAGGCCCTGCGCGACCTGGCGCGGGCGCGCTACGACAACCTGCTGGCGTGGCTCACGCTGCGTTGGCAGGCCGGCGTGCTGGAAGAAAGCGACGTGTCCGCGGTCGGCATGCTGTTCCTCGCGCCGCCGTCATCCGTGCGCGCCGCAAGCAGGGTCTCGCCGAGGGCGGGCGGTTGA
- a CDS encoding HlyD family type I secretion periplasmic adaptor subunit, whose translation MSQAVIARRPSRGQTASADIEDAVLWPTAEDARLRDARPGRLGWWVVLLGFGGFLAWAALAPLDNGVPMPGVVVVSGERQAVDSLGGGVVGELLVREGETVSAGQPLLRLDATRAQGETQGLREQLAALTARVARLTAERDGSADIARPAIGAEDTRALAAFELERQLFASRRASLAGELSGIEASAQGSRNLLSGLEASLAHKRAQQTLLREQVDNLKGLAEEGYVPRNRLLELSRMQSQLSGEIASDLGTIGQTRQQLAELNLRAQQRRDAFQQEVRADLAEARVQAEQAAQRLETARFELAHTEIRAPASGIVVGLAAHTVGGVVQAGTRLMEIVPQDQPLTVEGRLPVASVDKVYAGLPVELMFSAFDSARTPRLAGEVALVSADRFEDERSGHPYYTLRVQVGAGELARLGDAPLRAGMPVEVFVRTGERSLLNYLFKPLQDRVRTAWGES comes from the coding sequence ATGAGCCAGGCCGTGATCGCGCGCCGCCCCTCGCGCGGGCAAACCGCGTCCGCCGATATCGAGGACGCGGTGCTGTGGCCGACGGCCGAGGACGCCCGCTTGCGCGATGCACGCCCGGGACGCCTGGGCTGGTGGGTCGTGCTGCTGGGTTTCGGCGGCTTCCTGGCCTGGGCGGCGCTTGCGCCGCTGGACAATGGCGTGCCCATGCCCGGCGTGGTGGTGGTCAGCGGCGAGCGCCAGGCGGTGGACAGCCTGGGCGGGGGCGTGGTGGGCGAGCTGCTGGTGCGCGAGGGCGAGACCGTCAGCGCGGGCCAGCCCTTGCTGCGGCTGGATGCCACGCGCGCGCAGGGTGAAACGCAGGGCCTGCGCGAGCAACTGGCCGCCTTGACCGCACGCGTGGCGCGGCTGACGGCCGAGCGCGATGGCAGCGCGGACATCGCGCGGCCCGCCATCGGGGCGGAAGACACGCGCGCGCTGGCGGCCTTCGAGCTCGAACGCCAGCTCTTCGCCAGCCGGCGCGCGTCGCTGGCGGGAGAACTGTCGGGCATCGAGGCGTCCGCCCAGGGCAGCCGCAACCTGCTGTCCGGCCTGGAGGCATCGCTGGCCCACAAGCGCGCGCAACAGACCTTGCTGCGCGAACAGGTGGACAACCTGAAAGGACTGGCCGAAGAAGGCTATGTGCCGCGCAACCGCCTGCTGGAGTTGTCGCGCATGCAGTCGCAGTTGTCGGGCGAGATCGCGTCGGACCTGGGCACCATCGGCCAGACGCGCCAGCAATTGGCGGAACTGAACCTTCGGGCCCAGCAGCGCCGTGACGCCTTCCAGCAGGAAGTCCGCGCCGATCTGGCCGAGGCCCGCGTGCAGGCCGAGCAGGCCGCGCAGCGGCTGGAGACGGCGCGCTTCGAACTGGCCCACACGGAAATCCGCGCACCGGCCAGCGGCATCGTGGTGGGTCTTGCCGCCCACACCGTGGGCGGCGTGGTGCAGGCCGGCACCCGGCTCATGGAGATCGTGCCCCAGGACCAGCCCCTGACAGTGGAAGGCCGGTTGCCCGTCGCCAGCGTGGACAAGGTGTACGCCGGGCTGCCCGTCGAGCTGATGTTCTCCGCCTTCGACAGCGCCCGCACGCCACGCCTAGCCGGTGAGGTCGCGCTGGTGTCGGCGGACCGTTTCGAGGACGAGCGCAGCGGCCATCCCTATTACACCTTGCGGGTGCAGGTGGGCGCCGGCGAGCTGGCCCGCCTGGGCGACGCGCCCTTGCGCGCGGGCATGCCGGTGGAGGTCTTCGTGCGCACCGGCGAGCGGTCCTTGTTGAACTACCTCTTCAAGCCCTTGCAGGACCGGGTCCGGACGGCATGGGGAGAGTCATGA
- a CDS encoding type I secretion system permease/ATPase produces the protein MLDSVRASAAPPDPGAPASVDIRDVLRRYRGAWRSAAAFSAVINLLMLAPALYMLQVYDRVLASGNPATLVMLSLLMLGLLAMMGALEYARGMVVVQLGARFDAVLGRQVHGAAFRRGLAGQPANAAQAVSDLNTLRQFMTGSAVFAFFDAPWFPLFLLVMFLLHPWLGVLALAGALLLMGLAWLNERQSRTPLAEAGTWSLRANLLAEGQLRNAESIQAMGMLGALQRRWQRLHRAYVGRQAQASRTSVGIGAISKSLRIALQSAVLGLGAWLAMDNRISPGMMIAGSILMGRVLSPIDQVIAAWRQWSGTRLAHARLQALLSDHGEPAAGLPLPRPDGALRVEGVTVLPPGARTPSLVNLNLVLPAGEVLGVIGPSGSGKSTFARVLAGIWTPRVGVLRLDGADLAQWDRERLGPWMGYLPQDVELFAGTVAENIARFQEPAGDEADEAQASRAARVVAAAQAAGAHELILGLPQGYDTVLGMGGQGLSGGQRQRVALARALYGEPSVVVLDEPNASLDDAGEQALMAALQGLRARKATVVLITHKPKVLAATTQLLVLRAGQLQGVGPTAQVLAKLQDAGQARQAANPSAVASDAAANSATAGLAATGPVPGLRRRATGTDGAYAMPAGMTIKHQGDKA, from the coding sequence ATGCTCGACTCCGTGCGCGCATCCGCCGCGCCACCCGATCCGGGCGCGCCTGCTTCCGTGGACATCCGCGACGTGTTGCGGCGCTATCGCGGCGCGTGGCGCAGCGCGGCGGCCTTCAGCGCAGTGATCAACCTGCTGATGCTGGCGCCGGCGCTGTACATGCTGCAGGTCTACGACCGGGTGCTGGCGTCGGGCAATCCGGCCACGCTGGTCATGCTGAGCCTGTTGATGCTCGGCCTGCTGGCCATGATGGGCGCGCTGGAATATGCGCGCGGCATGGTGGTGGTGCAACTGGGGGCGCGCTTCGATGCGGTGCTGGGCAGACAGGTGCATGGCGCCGCCTTCCGGCGCGGGCTGGCGGGACAGCCCGCCAATGCGGCTCAGGCCGTGAGCGACCTGAACACCCTGCGCCAGTTCATGACGGGCAGCGCCGTGTTCGCCTTCTTCGACGCGCCCTGGTTTCCGCTGTTCCTGCTGGTGATGTTCCTGCTGCATCCGTGGCTGGGCGTGCTGGCGCTGGCGGGCGCCTTGCTGCTGATGGGGCTGGCCTGGCTGAATGAACGCCAATCCCGCACGCCGCTGGCCGAGGCGGGCACCTGGTCGCTGCGGGCCAACCTGCTGGCCGAAGGGCAGTTGCGCAACGCCGAGAGCATCCAGGCGATGGGCATGCTGGGCGCGCTGCAACGGCGCTGGCAGCGCCTGCACCGGGCCTACGTGGGAAGACAGGCGCAGGCCAGCCGGACGTCGGTCGGCATCGGCGCGATTTCCAAGAGCCTGCGCATTGCGCTGCAATCGGCGGTGCTGGGGCTGGGCGCCTGGCTGGCCATGGACAACCGGATCAGTCCGGGCATGATGATCGCCGGCTCCATCCTGATGGGGCGCGTGCTGAGTCCCATCGACCAGGTGATCGCGGCGTGGCGGCAATGGAGCGGCACGCGCCTGGCGCATGCGCGCCTGCAGGCCTTGCTGTCCGACCACGGCGAGCCCGCGGCGGGCTTGCCGCTGCCGCGCCCCGACGGCGCCTTGCGGGTGGAGGGGGTGACGGTGCTGCCGCCAGGCGCGCGGACGCCGTCGCTGGTGAACCTGAACCTGGTGCTGCCTGCCGGCGAGGTGCTGGGGGTGATCGGTCCGTCGGGTTCCGGCAAGTCCACGTTCGCGCGCGTGCTGGCGGGCATCTGGACGCCACGCGTCGGTGTCTTGCGGCTGGATGGGGCAGACCTGGCGCAATGGGATCGTGAGCGGCTGGGGCCGTGGATGGGGTACCTGCCCCAGGATGTCGAATTGTTCGCCGGGACGGTGGCCGAGAACATCGCACGTTTCCAGGAGCCGGCAGGCGATGAGGCCGACGAGGCGCAGGCCAGCCGCGCGGCACGTGTCGTGGCCGCCGCCCAGGCGGCGGGGGCGCACGAGTTGATCCTGGGGCTGCCGCAAGGCTATGACACCGTGCTGGGCATGGGAGGCCAAGGCTTGTCCGGGGGGCAGCGTCAACGCGTGGCCCTGGCCCGGGCCTTGTACGGCGAACCGAGCGTGGTGGTGCTGGACGAACCGAATGCCAGCCTGGACGACGCAGGCGAGCAGGCCTTGATGGCCGCGCTGCAAGGCTTGCGGGCCCGCAAGGCGACCGTCGTGCTGATCACGCACAAACCCAAGGTGTTGGCGGCCACGACCCAGTTGCTGGTGTTGCGGGCCGGACAGCTGCAAGGCGTGGGACCGACCGCGCAGGTGCTGGCGAAGTTGCAGGACGCGGGCCAGGCCAGGCAGGCGGCGAACCCGTCCGCCGTGGCCTCGGACGCCGCCGCCAACAGCGCCACGGCCGGGCTGGCGGCCACCGGCCCGGTGCCTGGGTTGCGCCGCAGGGCGACCGGCACGGATGGGGCCTATGCCATGCCCGCCGGCATGACGATCAAGCATCAAGGAGACAAGGCATGA
- a CDS encoding heme acquisition protein HasA produces MSAYISDYDEDFFPDFTSADDDLRTVLTEFQNNGVQGEHTSAPNYGGFFGGDTFNGTSYGYTSTLVDGFAFLATGNLSYYFPPLNGSVGDGPVSHTLHGSITSITLGAGVSDTGVVDKPFLTFNFDTPLVGDIADGRTNVVHDVIWGLMNGSVSGASDSLNTVSNGGLLAALQANGLTLDGVSIADLVGASALSETEVALAA; encoded by the coding sequence ATGAGCGCCTACATCAGTGATTACGACGAAGACTTCTTCCCGGACTTCACCTCCGCCGACGATGACCTGCGCACCGTCCTGACCGAATTCCAGAACAACGGTGTGCAAGGTGAGCACACCAGCGCGCCCAACTATGGCGGCTTCTTCGGCGGCGATACCTTCAACGGCACCAGCTACGGCTACACCAGCACGCTGGTGGACGGCTTCGCCTTCCTGGCCACGGGCAACCTGAGCTACTACTTCCCGCCGCTCAATGGTTCGGTCGGTGACGGCCCGGTGTCGCACACCCTGCACGGCTCGATCACCAGCATCACGCTGGGCGCGGGCGTGTCGGACACGGGCGTCGTCGACAAGCCCTTCCTCACGTTCAACTTCGACACGCCGCTGGTGGGGGACATCGCCGATGGCCGCACCAACGTCGTCCATGACGTGATCTGGGGCCTGATGAACGGCTCGGTGTCGGGCGCGTCGGACAGCCTGAACACGGTGAGCAATGGCGGCCTGCTGGCCGCCCTGCAAGCCAACGGCCTGACGCTGGACGGCGTGTCCATCGCCGACCTGGTCGGCGCCTCGGCGCTGTCCGAGACGGAAGTGGCGCTGGCGGCCTAA